From a region of the Pecten maximus chromosome 18, xPecMax1.1, whole genome shotgun sequence genome:
- the LOC117316557 gene encoding protein mesh-like isoform X1 has protein sequence MSKLALVLILSITKLSHSIPIDEFYPFGESYGDSDFPKNDDGSSPAVTISTLFPFFNNQHDVLYVNTNGVISFLGTLSQYTPDSFPLSNSRRLIAPFWADVDIRKGGTVWYRETTNTSILQRATDEVRLFYPSQSSFVAAWVFIATWDDVAFYGSSPDVAQRKRNSFQAILITNGRHSFTIFNYYNITWTTGTASGGDSEGLGGTPAQVGFNAGDGINYYAVNESRTDDIINLPRLSNVHVDGKFVFRIDTETIEQGGCNTGGTLTISPRYSHMFGGEKKVLAGPCIHSNDTVTATFGGDGTTSVNCTMESMYSVTCVTPIFYKTGDVSVKLNVVPSNQQSIQQSAVYEGIINILNPLNTKSALQRLDPSNWRRGEEVTMKWSSSDIPFYIEGSTVEIYTVKPDLDLLPRLEFHSSVVQYIESSQSEVSFTLETEDDVILISLVEVTQPNDQRPRQRIWSDAVVVVPRYINESKLSCNKWQTTDDELPSLSEVQVQVCPCRFDQADIDLIRFHLDPVCQSQDSSNRPGSNCLFYPKAKQCFRLNTPGPIGTGQLCCYDNNGNVMDMLTSSGGGSLQRFHYFGDTEGAVPYLSNIVFDTAPYYHCCMYPQLIQWGVSSECFGFYQRRTPGNCNGYVPNIPAQNFGDPHFMTPDGLSYTFNGVGEFTLFRTTSKSFIAQVRMQSVENNGIKGSVITSFVAKAVNMSDTIEVKLNSIRAFDILVNGVVQDITGVTFLRYKGVTISVRNNNSTTNDHTDEVNIAFPGQEISFQTFVYDSFLTYIVSFGPGVQHGSIEGLLGNFNQDPNDDLISQHGHILLANSSTEDIHNNMGLSWRITEEESLFTYAVGTSHASIQDNAFVPVFDIPVSAIDNTTRDVCGDDTFCYYDYFVTQDPKLASSTRKSVHTLTKIQEISQKTVTCGFPPAVEYGQWNVSGMEIGDTGKLVCNSETQLKGPGYITCSTEGHWTDSQSTCVSSAATATIDPDTTDVPTSDTWLIPVVVGITSAFVLFIIILVTIVLVRCFCCNGGKAKGRRGDREIPKSSKEFDNSAYMSPHI, from the exons ATGAGTAAACTGGCCTTAGTTCTGATACTTTCTATAACAAAGTTGTCTCATTCAATTCCTATTGATGAGTTCTACCCGTTTGGAGAATCATATGGAGACAGTGACTTTCCCAAGAATGACGACGGAAGTTCACCAGCCGTAACTATCAGCACCCTGTTTCCATTCTTCAATAACCAGCACGACGTTCTATAT GTAAACACAAATGGTGTTATCAGTTTTCTGGGAACACTGTCACAGTACACACCGGATTCCTTTCCTCTAAGCAATTCTCGGCGACTCATAGCACCTTTTTGGGCTGATGTTGACATAAGAAAAGGCGGAACAGTTTGGTATCGCGAAACGACGAATACATCCATCCTTCAGAGGGCTACAGATGAAGTTAGGTTGTTTTATCCGAGTCAATCAAGCTTTGTGGCAGCTTGGGTATTTATAGCGACATGGGATGACGTGGCCTTTTATGGATCAAGTCCCGATGTGGCACAAAGG AAAAGAAATTCTTTCCAAGCCATTCTGATTACCAACGGTAGACATTCCTTCACAATATTTAATTACTACAATATTACCTGGACGACTGGGACAGCGAGTGGCGGCGATTCTGAGGGTTTGGGAGGGACACCAGCTCAG GTAGGATTCAATGCCGGCGATGGTATTAATTATTATGCTGTCAATGAATCAAGAACAGACGACATTATCAATCTCCCACGACTTTCCAACGTACATGTGGATGGAAAGTTTGTGTTCCGAATAGACACCGAGACCATAGAACAGGGAGGCTGCAACACCGGAG GAACCTTGACTATATCTCCCCGATATTCCCACATGTTCGGCGGAGAGAAGAAAGTGCTTGCTGGTCCATGCATACATTCCAATGACACTGTCACAGCTACGTTTGGAGGTGATGGGACAACTTCTGTGAACTGTACTATGGAATCCATGTACAGTGTAACCTGCGTTACACCTATATTTTACAAAACGGGGGACGTCAGTGTCAAACTAAATGTGGTACCATCCAATCAACAATCTATCCAACAAAGTGCCGTATACGAAGGGATAATTAATATAT TAAATCCTTTGAACACGAAGTCAGCACTGCAAAGACTAGACCCATCTAACTGGAGACGAGGAGAGGAAGTCACAATGAAGTGGTCCTCATCTGACATCCCTTTTTACATTGAAGGATCAACTGTCGAGATCTACACCGTCAAA CCCGATTTGGACCTATTGCCGCGCCTGGAATTCCACTCGTCTGTAGTGCAGTACATCGAATCATCCCAATCAGAGGTCTCGTTTACCCTGGAAACTGAAGATGACGTCATTCTCATCAGTTTAGTAGAGGTGACACAGCCTAATGACCA ACGTCCAAGACAGAGGATATGGTCAGACGCCGTTGTAGTTGTTCCAAGATACATCAACGAATCTAAACTGTCTTGTAACAAGTGGCAGACAACAGATGACGAGCTACCATCTTTGTCCGAAGTACAGGTACAGGTGTGTCCTTGTCGATTTGACCAAGCTGACATCGACCTTATCAGATTCCACCTCGACCCTGTGTGTCAATCTCAGGATAGTTCTAACCGACCGGGTTCCAATTGTCTGTTTTATCCAAAGGCCAAACAATGTTTCAGACTGAACACTCCAGG ACCTATAGGAACAGGGCAGTTGTGTTGCTACGACAACAATGGAAACGTCATGGATATGCTGACGTCATCAGGTGGTGGATCGCTACAGCGCTTCCACTACTTTGGTGATACAGAAGGCGCTGTTCCGTATTTGTCGAACATTGTTTTTGATACGGCCCCCTACTACCATTGCTGTATGTATCCCCAGCTGATACAATGGGGTGTTTCAAGTGAATGTTTCGGGTTTTATCAAAGACGAACACCGGGAAACTGTAATGGTTATGTCCCCAACATCCCGG CGCAAAATTTTGGCGATCCACATTTCATGACGCCGGATGGCCTATCATACACATTTAACGGAGTTGGAGAATTTACACTGTTTAGAACAACATCTAAAAGCTTTATAGCTCAAGTCAGAATGCAATCTGTTGAAAACAATG GCATCAAGGGAAGTGTGATCACATCGTTTGTCGCAAAAGCAGTGAATATGTCGGATACCATAGAGGTCAAACTCAACTCCATCCGGGCATTTGATATTCTGGTAAACGGAGTCGTACAAGATATCACAGGGGTTACGTTCCTTCGCTACAAAG GGGTAACCATATCCGTACGTAACAACAATTCCACGACAAATGACCATACGGATGAAGTCAACATTGCCTTTCCCGGACAGGAAATTTCATTCCAGACATTTGTTTACGACTCATTTCTGACCTATATCGTCAGTTTTGGCCCAGGTGTACAACATG GTAGTATTGAGGGACTTTTAGGAAATTTCAACCAGGATCCTAATGATGACCTTATTTCTCAACATGGCCATATTTTATTGGCAAATTCGTCAACCGAGGACATACACAACAACATGGGTTTGTCAT GGAGAATCACAGAGGAAGAGTCTTTGTTTACATATGCAGTAGGTACATCACATGCCTCTATCCAGGACAACGCCTTCGTGCCAGTGTTCGATATTCCGGTATCAGCAATCGATAATACTACGCGAGATGTTTGTGGAGACGACACCTTCTGTTACTATGACTACTTCGTCACACAGGACCCCAAGCTGGCTAGCTCCACCCGGAAGTCCGTCCATACTTTAACAAAGATCCAGGAGATATCTCAAAAAA CTGTTACCTGTGGGTTTCCGCCTGCTGTAGAGTATGGACAGTGGAACGTTAGTGGAATGGAGATAGGAGACACAGGCAAACTTGTCTGTAACTCTGAAACACAACTCAAAGGACCGGGATACATAACATGCAGTACGGAAGGTCATTGGACTGACAGTCAGAGCACATGTGTATCATCAG CTGCGACAGCAACAATTGACCCAGACACCACGGATGTGCCAACGTCCG ATACCTGGTTAATCCCTGTTGTGGTTGGTATAACTTCGGCGTTCGTCCTTTTCATCATTATCCTCGTAACCATCGTTCTCGTCAGGTGCTTTTGTTGCAATGGAGGCAAGGCGAAAGGTCGAAGAGGTGACAGAGAGATCCCAAAATCATCAAAGGAGTTCGACAATTCTGCGTACATGTCGCCTCATATCTAA